Genomic segment of bacterium:
GGGACTCCTGCCAGTGGATCAGCGACCCACCGACCCGGTGCTGGCCGGTCCGCAACTGCGGCAGCATCTGGGCATCGACGCCCTGCTGATCACTCAAGGGGCCGCTGGCATGACACTTTTCACCGACGAGGGGAGCTGGCAGATGCCTTCTGTCGCCAGCGAGGTTTTTGATGTCGCCGGTGCCGGCGACACAGTCCTCGCCGCACTCGGGCTCGCCACAGGCGCTGGCTGGCCACTGCCCGCCGGGATGCTCCTCGCGACCTATGCCGCCGGCGTGGTGGTCCGTAAAGTCGGTGTTGCGACTCCCCAGCCTGCCGAGATCCTGGCCCTGGCGACTCAACGCCCCCTGATCCCGCACTGGGATCCTCATCGCGCATGAGCACCTCGTTCCTCTGGCTGGCGGCGATTCTGACGCTGGTAAGCGCGCTGGTGGCCTACCTGGGAGACCTCCTCGGGCGCCATGTCGGCAAACGCAAGATCAGCCTCTTCAAGCTGCGCCCCCGCGATTCCGCCATCGTCGTGACATCCCTGACTGGCGGACTCATCACCCTCTTCACGATCGGCGTGCTGCTGCTGAGTAATGCGTCGCTGCAGCAGATGGCGAAGTCCGCCGATGAGGTCCTCCGCCTCCAGCAGGAGGCCCGGACAAAAATTCGGGAGGCCGAAGCGCAGATCGCCGAATCCCAGCGGCAGATCCAGGTCGCACAGGATCAGCAGGCTTCGCTGCTAAAGGAAATCGAGCGGATCAACACCACTGCTGAAGAATCACGACAGGAACTGGCCCGGCTGGAAGCAGAAAATCAGACGGTCCAGCAGGACAACGCCACCCTCCGCCAGCAATCCACCAGTCTCACCAACCGCATCACAGAACTGACCCGTCGCCGCACGCAACTCGCCCGTGAAATCGAGGCGAATTCCAGTTACATCCTCGAGCAGGAAACGGCCATCGCGCAGCTCCGGAAGGAAACCTCACAGCTTGCTCAGACTGTTGAAGCGTACAAAGAAGGCGACATCGTCATCACCGATGGCACCACCCTCGCCAGCGAGTACCTCGCGACTGATCTGACGGTCGCCCAGTTCCAGACTGCGCTCCTCGCCCTGCAAAAGGAAGTCCGGCTCCCGGCACGACTGGCCGCTTCCTGGCCGACCGCCGAAGCGGTGCGGGTCGCCCATGAAGCCCTGCTCCACCGTGCTCCGGATCGACGGGCAGCGGTTATCCTCGAGGCCGGACAGAACACCCTCCTGGGGGGGACGGTCCCGATCCGCTTGCGGGTAGTCCCCGACACGATCGTCTTTGCCCGCGATGACATCATTCATCTGTGGCGGCTTGAAAAGCGTCCGACCTATGAGGAAGCGGATGAAGCCGCCCGCTTCATCCTCCCCCTGATCAGCGAGAAAGCTATCGCCCGCGGCAGCATTCCCCTCATGGGGGACCGTCGCATCACCCAGTTCGACTCCCTCAGCCTCGCCCAGTTCCTGCAGGACCTCCTGGCCACCCCCGCCCCGGCGTACATCGCCTTCCAGGCCACCACCGACATCGGCGTGCTGGACCCCCTCCTGGCCGATGTCAATCTCACCTGGCGCATCCTCCCGGCCAGTCCCACGGCACCGGCGGAGTGATCGGGCAGGAGGAGTACCATCCCCGGCTATGTCTGACCCCAAAGTCGTCGTCTCGGTCTCCCTGGGCTCCTCCGACCGGGACAAGGATGTCCGGGCGACCTTCCTCGGACAGGAATTCCTCCTGCGGCGCATTGGCACCGATGGCGATCCCAATCGCGCCATCGCACTGATTCGCGAACTCGATGGGCAGGTCGACTGTTTTGGGATGGGCGGGACCGACCTCTTTCTCTTTCGGGGACAACACCGCTATGTCATACAGGATTCCCTGAAGCTCTACCGGGCGGCTCAGAAGTCCCCGATGGTGGATGGCTCCGGGCTGAAGCACTCCTGGGAGCGGGAGGTCGTGCGACGCATGACCGCGTCCGGACTGCTGAAAGGCGGCATGAAGGGGCTGCTCGTCTCCGGGGTCGACCGCTGGGGGATGGCCGAGGCCCTGGATCAGGCGGGATTGCGGATGACTTACGGCGATCTGATTTTCGCCCTGGACATCCCCATCGCGCTGCACTCCCTCCGGGCACTCAACACCATGGCTTTCTTTATGCTCCCCATCGCGACTCGTCTCCCGTTTGAGATGCTCTATCCCACAGGTGACAAGCAGACCAGCCAGCAGAAGAAGTCGAAGCGGGCGCAATACTTTGCCGGCCAGGACCTTGTCGCCGGGGACTTCCACTACATCCGGCGGTACTTTCCCGATCAGCTCCCCGGCAGCATCGTGCTCACCAATACCACCACTGAGAAAGACGTGGAGTTACTGCGCCAGGCGGGAGTCGCGACCCTGGTAACCACTACCCCCCTCATGGATGGGCGCAGTTTC
This window contains:
- the smc_2 gene encoding Chromosome partition protein Smc, whose translation is MSTSFLWLAAILTLVSALVAYLGDLLGRHVGKRKISLFKLRPRDSAIVVTSLTGGLITLFTIGVLLLSNASLQQMAKSADEVLRLQQEARTKIREAEAQIAESQRQIQVAQDQQASLLKEIERINTTAEESRQELARLEAENQTVQQDNATLRQQSTSLTNRITELTRRRTQLAREIEANSSYILEQETAIAQLRKETSQLAQTVEAYKEGDIVITDGTTLASEYLATDLTVAQFQTALLALQKEVRLPARLAASWPTAEAVRVAHEALLHRAPDRRAAVILEAGQNTLLGGTVPIRLRVVPDTIVFARDDIIHLWRLEKRPTYEEADEAARFILPLISEKAIARGSIPLMGDRRITQFDSLSLAQFLQDLLATPAPAYIAFQATTDIGVLDPLLADVNLTWRILPASPTAPAE